The Pleuronectes platessa chromosome 11, fPlePla1.1, whole genome shotgun sequence DNA segment tctattGCTGCCATGAAGAGGGTCAAGGTAAGACACTGAATGAGTTGATCCTCTGTTCTTCCTTATGTGGATATTTGTGGAAGGACGTTGACTATTATGTCTTGCCTGTATATGCCTGTATAGCGATTGAGTGTTTCTCCCATTCGTCTCATTATTTAATTGATTTTCATATCCTTGTGTTTTTAACGTCAATTTACTGACTGAAGATGTGTGGAAATGGAGAAAGCAGCAGAAATCGATAATGCCATTGTGATATTTCATATTTACTGTCACTTTACATCGATTTTTATTAGAGTCCGACCTATTTATATCTTCCCAATAAATCAGCCGATAGGAGCCTTTCAAAGATAAAGCATGACTGTGTTGATGTTTTCCAATATGTGCTCATATAATCACTGTTATTTAAGAGAATAAACGATAGAGAAAAGATGAGAATTTATCTTCAAGACTTCTACAAAGTTAAGATTATGGATAAACTATAAAATGTCAAGCTGCAGTTACGTatctttgtcataagggtttgtTAAAAAGATTGTAAATCAGCCAATATATCAGTATTGGAAATTTTATACTCCCATAAAATCCACATCGGTCGGGCTCTAACCTTTGCCTCCATCCTTTATCGACATGGTTACTCTGTTACCTGATTCAATCTTTCACTGCTTCACTGTTACAGCCACTGTGTGATGCAagatttttttcttgaatttattCCACCTTGAAAATCCTGTTATTTCAGAAAAAAAGGATTTCTTAGATCAAGAGATAAAACCAGCGTCTTCGTCGGTTTGTTTGCAAATACTCATGAAATGTTCTGTAGAACAGTCTCATTGCCAAACAGTGTCATATCATTATTATCCTAAGCATCATTATAATTATCAGTCTGATAAGCAGCCCCTCAGCCGCCCTCTTATCCCAGCTCTCTGTTCCAGGCCTCCTGTCAGCCGAGCGCTGCCGCAGCCGGAGAAGCTGCAGACCAACAACGTCGGCAAAAAAAAGAGGCCGATTGAGGTAAGAAGGACGTCCCATCCTCACCCTGAAAACAACAGGCTGAGGGATATGATACAGCTGATGAGCTCTATGTAAACAGAACAGAAGGTGATCTCTGATGTGGTTATTTCGGCTGTGCTCGCTCTCTGTGCAGACGGCCTCTCGGGGGACTCCGATGCCTCTGTGATCCAATCATAACGTGCTCTCCGTCAGCTCGCTCGGAAACATCTTCGTTGTCATGGCGTTGACCTGTGTGACTTTCTGGTGCTCTCCCGCAGGACCTGGTGCTGGACCTGGTTTTTGGTTACCGTGGAAATGACTGCCGCAACAACGTGCACTACCTGAACGACGGGGCGGACATCATTTACCACACGGCCTCAATTGGCATCGTGCTCAACTTGACGACCTGTGAGTGGACAGAGGACTGTACAGAAGCCGGGCTAATGGTGTTAGTCGTTCCTGAAAGCAAACGTAacgtaaactgtgtgtgtgtgtgtgtgtgtttgtgtgtgtgtgtgtgtgttctttttctACCAGCCTGCCAAAGTTTCTACATAGAACACAGTGACGACATTCTGTGCCTGACAATCAATCAACATCCCAAATTCCCCAACGTGGTGGCGACTGGCCAAGTAGGTATGTCTGTGAAAAGTTGACTTCCTGTGTCAACAGCCGCCTCATTCCTCTTCTCCTTGTAGTCGACGTGCAGCGGGAACATAGTGCACCACTGTGGCCTGAACCCCCTCTACAAGCCTATCTGTAATAAAAAGCATCTAATGAGCAAAATGATCCTTTTTGCACATGTGTATAGTTGTAGGGTAGTTCTTGTATGCTGCATTTTCTGTAGAAAACTTATAGTTGTGACTACAAATCTTACTGGAAGTTGCTGGAGAAACGGCGTAGCAGAAAATGTAAGTCTAAAAAATGTACTGATAATATGTCTGCCTTGTGTATTAATCagattttcctttatttcagGTGATACTGGTGACATGTCAGGTAAGGACAGAACAAAATTAATCTTCATAAAAAAGTAAGAGGCCTGGTGTTTTTGACTCAAAGGTAATCTCACCTGTATTCTTAAAGTCtagtgccatctagtggtcttCTGACTTTTGACATGTATTCCCAAATGCAAACTTGCTTTATTCTAAATTTCCAATATTTGATCATGAAAATACAATGTAAatctataaaaaatatatgtctAAACTCTTAAACATTTACCATTTTAGTTTGCATTCAGTTTTTGTTCCAATGTGGGATTTTATTTTGGCAACAGATCAAACCATACATCTTAATTGAACCTTTGCTGAGGTGATCATcagtcttcttctctttgttttttttctccgaCAGCCACGTCTCCATCTATTCATGTGTGGGACGCCATGACCAAACAAACGCTATCGGTGCTACGTTGTTTCCACTCGGGCGGCGTGTGTTCCGTCAGCTTCAGTGCCACGGGAAAACTCCTGCTGTCTGCGGGCCTGGACCCTGAACACACCGTCACCATCTGGAAGTGGCaggaaggtaaaaaaaataaacgatGATCCTTCTTCCAGCTTCGCGGGATATCGCAAGGGGGGAAGAGGTCACACTTTCATCGCCCTCTGCTTTGTTTCCCAGGTGCCAAAGTGGCCAGCCGGATAGGTCACACCCAGAGGATCTTCGTGGCTGAGTTCAGGCCGGACTCGGACACGCACTTTGTGTCGGTGGGGATCAAACACGTGCGTTTCTGGACGTTGGCTGGTCGAGCTCTGCTCAGTAAGAAAGGAGTGCTGAGCTCCATAGAGGACGCCCGGATGCAGACCATGCTCTCTGTAGCATTTGGAGCTGTAAGTCATTTACACCATCATAATATAACAACTAATTAATCTCACAAGAGAAACATTTTTGTTAAGTCTTTCACTTGCTGCTTGTTCTTACTGCACATGACATTTTACCTCGTAATATAAATCTATAGACATTTAACATCTTATCTCAAACTTTCTGCTTGACTGTGCTGTGAATTGTTGCACTGCCCGCTCTGCTCTCTATAGGCCACTAGATTAGtgcagatttgttttcttttcagaaTAACTTGACATTTACAGGTACCATAagtggggatgtgtgtgtgtggaaggaaCACATTCTAGTAAGAATAGTGGCCAAAGCTCACACGGGCCCAGTGTTCACCATGTACACCACACTGAGAGATGGCCTCATCGTCACCGGAGGCAAAGAAAGACCGTGAGTGCTGTTGGTTTTGATCCGTTCACTTGAGCTCACATCGGTAAACAACACTATTCACATACTGGCTTAATGGTGGAGAGAAGCAGTGGAGTTTATTCTATATGATCGTCATTTGGTCATCTTTTTATCCAAATGACTGTAGTAACTCATAAGATTAAATATACATGAGTAAAAAAGATGTACTGTATCTCTACATCATCTGATACACAGTATTATTTGTTTTCAAATCAGCCACATCCTGTGTACAGTAAAGTTAGCGTATGAATCACATGAAGTTTTCCTCAGTTCGTGGGTGAAACAGATGTTTTTCTCCACAGGTCAAAAGAAGGAGGAGCTCTAAAGCTCTGGGACCAGGAGCTGAAACGCTGCAGAGCCTTTCGATTAGAAACTGGACAGATCATAGACTGTGTTCGCTCTGTATGCAGAGGGAAGGTATTTACAGATAATATGGTCctcagtgtctgtgtgctgcATCAGCATCTGGATTTTGACGTGCTTCATCTTCCCTCTGTGCTGCATCAGGGTAAAATCCTGGTGGGCACCAGAAACGCAGAGATCATTGAGGTAGGGGAGAAGAACGCAGCGTGCAACATCTTGGTGAACGGCCACATGGACGGGCCGATCTGGGGCTTGGCCACGCATCCTTCCAGGGATGTGTTTCTCTCCGCTGCGGAGGACGGCACTGTTCGCCTGTGGGACATCCCTGAGAAGGTCAGACAGTCAACCCATCGCTTACATATTTAATTTCACTCGGCCGTGTGGTGGaaattttaagatttttttttttttttattcttatctTGTGTTTCCTTGTGGTTTAACAGAAGATGCTGAATAAGGTAAACCTGGGCCACCCGGCCCACACCATCAGCTACAGTCCTGAGGGGGACATGGTGGCCATCGGCATGAAGAACGGAGAGTTCATCATCCTGCTGGTGGCCTCACTCAAAATCTGGGGCAAGAAAAGGGATCGGCGCTCCCCTATCCAGGATATCAGGTATGTATCGatggctatttaaaaaaaaaaaaattaaactgacAGCAGTGTTTTCTGAAGTGAAAAATACCAGCACAATGTGTATAGAATCCAGAACACATGTATAAAGATGCAAGAAAAGGCTTTTTAATGTAGTCTGGAGCTAAAAGACATCGTGGCCCAGTGAACACTGACAAGTTGAGCCCCATATGTATcccagtgaaaacacacaattcaaacAATGCTTGTTTTGTGTAAATAATTGTGTATCCAACCTGCATTATCACTGGGCTaagattacttttatttacttgtttgtTAGATTTCAAATGTAAGAACATCAATCAGAATTTCAGGAATCCTGAAACTAAAACTGTGTCAAACCCTCGTCTGTACAGGAGAATGTGTTTCTGAGAGAACACTGGTAACTCTGCATGTGTCTCTTGCAGGTTCAGTCCAAACTCTCGTTACTTGGCCGTCGGCTCCAATGAGAACGCCGTCGACTTCTACGACCTGACGCTCGGCCCCCAGCTGAACCGCATCAACTGCTGCAGGGACATCCCCAGCTTCGTCATGCAGATGGACTTCTCCGCGGACAGCAACTCCATCCAGGTATGGATCGGAAATATCAGAGCTCCCCGTCAGCTTTCAGTCATTGGCTGtttcacctctgacctccaatGTGTTTTTGACTCAGATTTCTACAGGTACTTATAAGCGACTGGTGTACGAGGTGCCGTCTGGGAAACCGGTCACAGAGCAGTCCCACATCGACAGGATTACCTGGGCCTCCTGGACGAGGTGAGGGGCACTCTCATGAGACTGACAAAACCATCAGTACTACATGtgtaaaaagtcttaaatagcattactctctctgtctccagtaTCCTGGGGGACGAGGTTGTTGGGATCTGGTCCCGTAACACGGACAAAGCAGACGTCACCTGTGCCTGTGTTTCCCACTCAGGCCTTAATGTGGCCACAGGCGACGACTTTGGAATGGTGAAGCTGTTTGACTTTCCATGTCCAGAGAAGTTTGTAAGTGTGACTACGCACACGCTATCACTGTTTTGATTTATAAGAACAGTAACATGTTTGTCTAACGAAAATATTTCACTCTTCAACTTTCTCACCTGAGATCTTTAAGTGTAGATTCAACAATTTAAGATGGTTAAATAAAAAGTCACTGTGATAGATTTTTCTACAATCCATCAACATAAGTTTTAAGATGCTATACTCATACAGAAATATTTACAAACTCTTTATAATACACAATAATATTTTATGTTACacgatgtgtgttttttctttaggCCAAACACAAACGCTTTCTGGGCCACTCTGCTCACCTGACAAACGTGCGCTTCACAAGCGGAGATCACTTTGTCGTCAGCGCCGGTGGAGATGACAGAAGGTAAGAGAGAGGCAGCGGTGGAGCTCAGATTTTCCATAATTAGGGGCCAGAATTTACACAGAGGGTCCAATATATGTCCAAACGATTCATGATTCAGTATGGTGCCAATTAAGTCATACATCTTTAACTGTTAGTTCTGCATAAtattgtcatatttattgttagtatTGTTAATAAGTAAAAACAATTCTGACAGGAtacgggccaatcagatttaagCAGGGGCTAGTGCCCCCCCATGGACTGaggatccaaataaaaacttaaaatgaGATAACTATCAAATATTGAAAGACCCATCTTCCCCTTTGTTATGTCCCCTCTAGCCTCTTTGTGTGGAGGTGTGTCCACGCCCCTCACTGAGGACCACGCCTGGACCCTCCGGCCTCAGAGAGCTTCTCTCAGCACGGCTCTCCAGAGGAAGAGAATCAGCAAAGAGAAGCCGcttgaagaagaaggaggacagACGTGGCAGCTTGTAAATGAGGACAAGCGGTGATTCGAATCACTGCCTCAAAACTTGGTGCATGCAGATGTGCAAGGCTCATTTTCATCATAACATCAGTCCCAAGTGTGAACACAGGCGGATACTGCTCTGACAGTATCGCATCAtcactgagtaaaaaaaaaggcatccCTCTAACACAGTATGTgcatatcattttttttcagAATGAGAGAATCTGTGTCCCACAGGCCTGTGAACTTGTGTTACTGaaaatgccattttttttttttataacatgtAGCAAACTGAATTAGCCTTAATTTGAGTGTTCAATTTACGAGGGTTTGGATTCTTTCTGTAGTTTACTTTTTTGAATCATGTAGTCGTTTGGTTGGTTTGTTCTATTTTTACTGGTGATTCCAAATCCTGTGGCCTTCCACCTGAATGTAACATCCACTGTTACGTTCTGGATGTCAGCATGCCAAAGCATACTATGCACTGTACACCTGACCTGGTCACTGTGTTACCCTGACGGTTCATTTATGGTTCATGTGGCTGTGTTGTTGACTGGTTGACCTCGGACCTCCCTCGACAGTGTTTCCCCTCATTCGTGCCCGTTTGTGGTTCCCGGGTGTGCATGGCTTCCTGGAAGACAATCCGTCCTAACCAAAATCctcaaaaaactaaaagaacagttgtgaaaaagaaaaaaaaagagaaaaagaaaaggaaattacGTTTTAATGCACAGTTGCGATTCCTTCAGTCACTTTTAAGTCAGCTGCTGCTGTATGATGTATTATCGTGGCATTTTCCTGAATATGAATGGTGTGACAGTAagtcagtgttttgtgtgtaagCAGATATATTGCTCAAATGGAATGTTTTAtcagagaaaataagaaaagtgCAAAACATTTGCTCCCTGTATTAAgactatgaaaaaaaaagttgctgCATATTTTGATTTACATTACTCCAGTGTAAATATCATTTGTAGATAttctttttgtatattttttgtgAGATGTTTCTTAAAATCCACTTTAATAAAAAAGGCAACCATGAACTTGAGCTTTGTCTGAAGAATGTTTACTGAGTAAAAACATCCAAGATGTAGAATAAAACTAGAACTTCTCTAAGAGTGCGTCCCTCTGTGGGGACCCctgataaaatatttttttttaaacgcggCTAGATCCaatcaaaatgttaaagaaagtgaagaagaatCCACAAGTGTGAAAACAACATCCTTAGCAGAAGTATTGGTTCATAATGCTGAGGAACCAATGTATTCAAACCAGCGGTGCTTAAGCTTATCCCGTTATCACTTATCAAGGAATACAGAGTTCCTTGCTGCTCTTTCATCACACTGATGATGTCAGGATGGAGTCAGAGCATCATGTGAGACCAACttaaaactagaagggcactcaaGAGAGCACACGCCTCCAACAGTCCCTTTCTATTGAATCAAGCCaactttcacacactcataaacatcagtcccGTAATCTgccttacttttttttaatcccgATACATGAAATATTCTCTTGGATATCTCGAAAACGTCCAGATTATTTTAAGTAAAGCGATAACAATTTCCTTTGCATGGATCTGTGCCAAAATGCAATGGGTTATTCGTTGTTATCTTTCTAACAGAATTTGTGAAAATCCagtcaattttttttgtaatgctgctgactaacaaacaaacatgggtgaaaacataacctccttggtgaaagTAACAAACAACCTCCCCAGCATGAAAGGTTTACTAAACACAAAttttcacacacaaagaaaaaaacagaagattaaatatttcatattcacTCAGTTTTATTCAAGTTGAAACAAACATAATTTAGCGTGGCtctttatattcatatatttatgtCCTATATACATAATTTACATAAAAAGGCAAATCTATGCACTGAATAAACACTTCAACTGAGCCTTTGTTTCAAATGACAAAGTTGAATGTTGTTGACACTGTTGACTGTCACCATCTGCAATGATTTGTCAGTATCGCTGCCTTTCATTCACCACAACAAAGCAAAACACTATCTACCGGTTTCATTTTTGTAGTTATTAGCAGTATCACAGTTCAATATAACATAATACCCAGAGTTACCAGTTTATTTGTAGGCATATTTTGATCATGTGCATGTGATAAACTGGTAAAGCTGCGTGTTTATTCATATTAGTGGAGGTAAAAGGAAAGCAGGGTTATAGTTTGACGGAGAAGGAGCTACCACAGGAGCAGCCGTGATCGGCTTGAGGATTCTTGAGCACTAGGAAGGCGGAGCGTATCAGCTCCTGGCTGAAGTCCACAGTGGACCCCTTCACAAACTCCAGGCTGTCCTGGTCCACGATGACGCCCACGCCTCCCTGCTCAAACACTCTGGGTACAGAGGGGGACACAAACGGTTTGACTTTAGTGGGGATACAGTGTGGCTCTCAGGAAACGGTGACAGGATTCAGTGTCAGTTCACCTGTCGTCTTCATTCCTGCTACCATCCACAGAGAACTTGTACTGGAACCCGGAGCAGCCTCCTCCCTCCACGTGTATTCTCAAGTACTCGCCCTTCACCATGATCTCCCCCAACCTCTGGTTTGAAAGAAGGGAGATAAGGACAAAAGCCCAAAAGCGTCAACGCAACAGCATTCATTGATTGTATGACAAGTGTTTTTTAACATGCAATGGTTTAATTTCAACTACATTTTAGATTTCTACTGTACATTTGTATTTTGACCAATCACGGTCACCAGTTGTAATGCAACAACTGTAAGTAACAATGCTGCTCATGATCATGTGCTTTCCTTCAACACATCACACACCAGATGATAACTGGCGACACCCATAATTGGCTTTGATGAGTCAAAACCAAATGTAAAACTATATGTGGAGAACTAAGACGTTTATGACTAGTCACAACTTCACCAATTTGAAAAGTGATGAAATACGATACAGATATTGAGATCAGAAGCTTGAGCTGCCAGGCTTAGGAACAATATGATATAATGGCCTGACGAACTGCAAAGAAGAGACAATCTTCTGGAGACTTTGTGGTGACCAGATGAACAATTACTTCATTAAAGTCAGGTAAAGCCCAAACAAAGGTTGAACAACATGATGACACTGTATATGCTTGTCGACAAGATTGTATGACCAAACATTCACATCTTTTTGGAAATGAAAGATTCCTACACAATACTGATCACTTGTACtcacaatatttaaaaatgtctgaGCCCTCAGATCTTCATTATACACAACATGAGAATGTAAAGGTATCATTTATACGGTGAGTGCAGTAATTGACAGTGTGTGGTGGTATTTCATATTTCCGCTGTATAGGAACCATGACACTTCATCATGAGGTCATTCACTGGCTCCTCTGTCAACACTGGCTCAGACCCTCGACACTGAAACGAACCCTTGTCCAAACACAGACCCAGGGAGCATGATGCTGAGTCATGATTATCTGCTGACCTTCACGCATGACTCAGTGAGGAGCACTTCAGGTGGATTTGACACCGACGGTTGCTGCTGGGCTGAGGCGCTGCTGAGGCGCTGGAGCCCCGCTGGGGTGTTGGTGGGCAgccgctgcagctgctggttcaCACGGAGGTTGTTCAGCAGAGTCGATGACCTGTAAATCATCAACACAGCGCGAGGATCAGATCGTGGAAGAGCAAAGGGACTTGtagtgtttgttagttagcgGTTAGCTCACAAGCTAGCTGGCTAAATTAGATACACAACTATTTTTCCGCTAAACAAATCGTTTACATGATAATATTTGGATCAGCAACTTCCATATTGATGTGTGGAATATTAAATAACTGAGGGTTACCTAGCGAAGCTCCACATTGTTGACTTTGACGCAGTTATCAAGGCTCCTCTGACGAATGACATCTTTCATAACAAACGCTCTCTAACTCCACCCGCTTTACGTCACGAGAAAACCTATCGCACTGTCATTGGCTTAGATGCTTGTCTTGTAGACGAGATACGCCCATGTAGCACAATACGGCCAATTGATTCGTCAATGTACCTGCCCGTCACAAGGCATTGCGCTTTGAATGGATTTGACTGCGTGACGTATTTAGGTATTTCATGTCCTTCGCTTGGTCTGTCAGGCACAGCCACCAACCATGCTGTTTATGCAGCCATCGACAAGACGCAGCAATCAAATATTTACATAGAGCAAAAGTGTACAGATAATTGGTTAAGTTTGAAATGGGAGGCTTTAATCTGACAATTACAGATCAGGAGAGCAGCTACATACGTTGGCCGAGAGAGATCAACAGTGCGTTGTGATCTTATTTTCTTAATGTGaataaattaagaaaacacacgcAAATAGTCACTGAACTTCAACTCAATGATTGGCTTGATATCACACTGCTGCCTCCAAACTGTGTGGCAACAATGGCCGATACCTCCAGACAGTCCCGGCCACCGTAGCTTCATGCCTGATAGACCACATTTCGGGCAAATCAAACACCGTGTTCTTATAAATAGGCGTACCCCAGAATCTCGTGACCCAGGGAAATAAAGAGGGGAGCATTTCCTGTCTGGACGGAGACTGAAGCGCTCTGAAGGTACAGCTGTTCACTCTGAGTTCGTCAtttctacttttatttatttgtcgtTTTGTTGaactctgtgttgttttatcaCCGAGCGTGAACGTGGCTTCCTTGTTGTTTTAAACTCTATAATCTGTAACATGCACGGACACAAACAAGCGGTCACGTGATCAAACCCTTTGCTCTGACTCATCTCACGGGTGCTCTGTGTATATTTTCCTCTTCGCAGGTTCACTCAAAGAGACTGAAACATGGACGTCCGGCCTGAGCTCGTGGTTCTCCTCTGCCTGATGGGCCTCACCTGTGCGGTGCCGGTCAAATTCATAAGCTGCGGTGAGTTTCACCTGACACACCCATTGACTTCACTCTACTCACCTTTTTTAAAGCAAAGTTTAAATACCCCCAGTCAAAGTGTTTTCAATcagaaaaatattacaaaacccgCCGATGAACGTTGAAGTATGAGGACCAAAGCAACTCAGCGTCCCAGGACCACAAACATGTCTTGACATGTGAGGTTTGGTTCAAGCAGCTTCCCAAACACAAAGATATCCCACTTCAACCATTGTAGAAGTCTGGTTAATGGGTCGTTTTTTAGATTGCCTTAATTAAAAATCACCTTTTGAGGCTTCATTATCGTTTTAACTATCCCCTTTCTGACTACTTGTTTGTTAAACACTGATTTACACCTTCATTTACACACATTCTACACGTTTTATATTAAATGCATTTGCACGTTAATGACTCCCTTGAATGCTTTCCAGATTTTCTCCATAGCATAATGTGTTCAAgaggtcatgttttcttttgtttgaccTGCACTTTAAAAACAGTAAATTCTACCTAAACAGATTTTAAGCAGAGAAACGGGAAACCTAACATTGGTGAAGCACGTCAAATGTGACTTAtttatccacttcctgtttaaatTGACCGACTGTTTCAACACTAGCTGCCACCTGACTCATTGCCATGTTCCCACGAACAATGTACTATGAGCCTTAACCCAGTACCAACGCCCTCATGTGCCTTACTAAAATGTAGTTCCTCCACATTTTCCTCTTGGGTCACAGATGAAATGAACCATTGGTTGTGCTCCTCATGACAAGTGAGCTGAAATTGTTTAACTTTTGTGGTGTTCCTGTTAAACTTCATCAGATTGAGTCAGATATTTTTGGAATGAAGTCATTTAATGAAATGTGTGGTGATGCAGCACTATAAgaatttgcctttttttaaagtctGCCTCTCTATTTCCTCAGGCTCCCCCTCTGG contains these protein-coding regions:
- the isca2 gene encoding iron-sulfur cluster assembly 2 homolog, mitochondrial; protein product: MSFVRGALITASKSTMWSFARSSTLLNNLRVNQQLQRLPTNTPAGLQRLSSASAQQQPSVSNPPEVLLTESCVKRLGEIMVKGEYLRIHVEGGGCSGFQYKFSVDGSRNEDDRVFEQGGVGVIVDQDSLEFVKGSTVDFSQELIRSAFLVLKNPQADHGCSCGSSFSVKL